GCGTCTTGCGGCCCTTGCGCACATAGCTGGTGGCCAGCACGTCGTCGCGGTTCGTCTTCACCGGGGTGTCGTGCACCCACCAGCCGATCATCTCGGCCTGTTCGATGCCAAACGCATCCCACAGCTTCCACAGACCGCGCGGGTCGCTACCGGCCGACCAGCCGAGGCGGTTGGTCATGCCGAACAGCATGCCGCGCCAGGGGTTGCCGTCGTTCTGCAGCATCTCGCCCATCAGGCCATAGGGAATGCCGGAGATCTCGGTGAGCCAGTACGCGGGCGAGGTCTTTTCATAGTCGAACTCCTCACCGAACCACAGCCGGTCGATGTACGGGAACAACTCCATGTAGAGCAAGGCGCTGTTGATGTAGCCGTCGCGCGGGTTGTACTGGCTGGCCGAATGCAGGTCGATCAACGGATCGGGACGATGGGCCTGAAGCACTTTGCGCACACGCTTCATGGTCGTGCGGTCATAGGCCACGTCATCCAGATACAGGCCGTCGATGCCCTCGTTGCGGGCGAGCCAGTCGAGCCCTTCGATGTAGTAGTTGTGCCAGCGGCTCTGGCCCGCATTGATCACCGCCGCGTCGCGATTCTCCGGCACATGCCACGCGGCGATGTAATCGCCATCCAGATGCTCCTGCAGCCACGAGAAACCGCCGCCCTTGCCGGTGCTGATCACCTCGTGCCCCAGGCTTTCGAGCATGGGCAGTTCGGGCGCACGGTCGGACACCTCGCGCACGGTGTCGTAGATCTTCACGCGCATGCCACGCTGGTGGGCGGCATCGATGTAAGCGCGCATCGCCGCCGGCTCGAGGAACGGATAGTTGATCCACGGATTGATCGGCGTGGCATGGTGGATGTTCACCACGTTCGCGCCGTCGGCCTTGATCGCGTCGAGATCGCCGTACTTGTGGAAGAAGCGCTCCGCGAAATGCTTTGCCGGATCGATGGTCTTGAACGGGGTGACGCGCATGACGATGTCGTAGTGCAGCGTTTCGCCGGCTTTCATCTGGCGGGGGCCGCTGTAGGCTTCCGCCAGATAGTCCTTGTCCTCGTTGCGCAGGCGGATCCCGCCCTGCCCCTGGTTGTCCCAGGATGCGGGCATGCGCAGCGGCTGTTGCTGGTAGAAATTCGTATTGAGCGGACGCCGGTAGTTCTCATCGCGCAGATGGAACTCCAGCCCCGCATTCACTGTGCCAATCCACGCGCCGTCCTGATTGTTCTGCACGCGCCACTTCCAGCCGACATCGTCCGGCGCCCGGTCACCCTGCCGGCCAAGACCCAACTGGTAACGGGCCGCATCATGTTGCATCGGAATGGACAGGCGGATGTCCCGAAGCGATACGTCCTGCGCGGCAGACAACGCGATGCTGTAGACCAGCGTGCCGTCGGCTTCGAGGCTGGCATTCACGTCGCCTCGCAGCGCCCCCGCGCTGGCACCGACCTGCCAGTGCACCTTGCCCGGGCCATCGGAGTGAATTTGCGGCACGTGCGCGCCCTTGAGCACATGCGCACCGCCGTCATCCTCCACGATGAGCTGCACGGGCGCGGCAAGCAGGGTCTTGCCTTGCCCGCTGAACCCAGTCATGCGTTCGTCGAAATGGCTGGTGATCTGCGCCGGCAGGCCGCTGGCATCGAGCCGGATCTCACGCCCGAGGATGCCAAGCGTGCCATCCTTCACGGCGATCGGCGTAAACGGCTTTACCACCGAATCATCCTGAGCCAGCGTGGAATTGAGCCAGCGCAGGCGGGTGAGCTTGACGGGGTCGTCATCGCCATGGGCAACGACGTTGCCCTCGCCCACGGTGATCGCCATGGGAATCGATTGAGCGGCGACGCCATCGGCCGAAACGATCACCTCGCCACGATACACACCGGGCTTGGCCGACGCGGGCACATCCAGCCCCATCCACAAGGCCTGCACGCGCCCTTGCGCCACGTCCACGCGCGACGTGAATGGCTTGCCGTCATAACCGATGCCACCGAGGTTGAAGCAGGTCAGCGCGCTGGCCGGGATGATCGAACCATCGTCGGCGCGCAGGTCGGCAAAGCGGACGTCCACATGGTTCACGGCGACGCGAGGCGCCCATGCGCCAACCTGGAAACTCAGGTATTCGCCGCGCTGTGCAGTGTCGCTCAACGTGCCGCCGGCACCGCGCTTCGCCCAGCTCTCGGGCAGCGCGTCGAACATGCGGATCGGGTTGGCGCGGGTTTCGGGAAACAGCAGCAAGGCATCCGAGCCATGCCCTGCAAGCAGGGCCTGCTGCTCGGCCGGCGTCGCGGTGCGCTCCATCGAGGTGTAGGCGTCGAAATCATCGACGGCCTCGTAGCGCAGTACTTTCGCCTGCGGCAGGTGCGTCCAGTGCGTCGCGTCGCCAACCTTCCTGGCCCATGCGGCGTCGGCCGTGTCGCTGGGCTCGGCGTAGCTCACCGTCGGGTAGTTGCTGCGGCCCTTGCTCACGTAGGGCTGGTAGTAGACCGCATAGGTTCCTGCCTGCGCGGCCTGGAACACGAGTTCGCCGCTCGCCTGGTCGATGCGGCCGCGCCGCACGTTGGCCACGGTGGATCCGTCAGGTGCCGTGACGATGACGGCAACGTGCTGCGGTTGCGCATCGCGACGGCGCCAGGGAATCACCACATGCACGGCCTTCGCGGGCGCGTCGACCTGGAGCAGATAGCGGTGATTGCCCAACGCATCCGCGTTCCAGCGCAGCGGTTGCTGAGTCACGAGAGTCTGTGCATGCGCGGCACCCGCTACACCCAGCAACCATCCCGCCATGATCCAAGCACTACGTCGATGCACTCTGTTCTCCCCGGATGACCCAATAGCCGGCCACTCTTTCGAGTGCCGACTCCGGTGTTTAACCCGAGGAGATGCATGGGGGCAAGTTCCGGAAGGCCTGCCGGTGGCAGTCCGTCAGTTGGCCGTTCGCAAGGTGTACGCGAGAGCAAAGTCACTGGATTCCCGCCTTCGCGGGAATGACGTTCAAGAACCGGAGCGTTGCCTATCACTCGTCATTCCCGCGAAGGCGGGAATCCAGCGACTTTGCCCCCAACCGCTCAAGCTCCGCGATCGCTCTTCAACGTCCGCACCTCTTCTTCATGCCCCGCTGCCGAACGCCCACTCACCCAGCCGAACAACGCGATGCCCACCACGATCAGCACGGCCCCCAGCGCGGAGAAACCGTGCGGCCATGCTTCGCCAAGGAAGACCGCGCCGATCACCGTCGCAAACAGCAGCTCGGCGGCCTGCATCGCCTCCACCGCGGCCAGCGCCGTGGGCTCAGTGCGCACCATGTCGGTGGCCCGGAAGAACAGTACGGTGGCGATCACGCCGGACGACAGGGCCACGCCACCCGCCAGCAGGATCTCGCGCCAGCCTGGCGGCCCGACCAGCAGCCAGGTGGCCACGGCCAGCACCAGCCACAACGGCCAGCTGCACAAGGTCATGCCGAATACACGCTGCGTGGCACCGATGCGCGAACCGCTCTTTTCCAGGTGCAGGAGCACCATGCGATTGCCCAGCGGATACATGAAGGCCGAGAACACCACCGCCGCCATGGCCAGCCAGTCACTCGCCCGCAGCTGGCCCTGCGCATGGCCCCACTGCAGGGCGAACACGCCGGCCACGATCAACACGCCGATGGCCACGCTGCGCCATGCCAGGTGCCGCCGCTCGTCGCGGTAGATGAAGGGCGCCAGCAGCGGGCCGGCCAGCACGGTGGTCTGGAAGCTGCCCGCCACCAGCCAGGACGGGCCGCTGTTCGCCGCCCAGGTCAGCGGCAGACCAAACAGCACGAAACCCACCGCACTCCACCGCAACCAGGTGCGTGGATAACGCTTCAGCTCGGCCGGCAATGCGCCCAGGCCGCCCTGCCACGGCAGCGCCACCGCCAGCAATGGCAAGGTGATGAGGTAGCGCAGGATCACCGCCCACGCCCAATGACCGCCGCCCGCGACAAGGCTGCGGTTGAGCACATAGGTCATGGTGAAGAACAACGCCGCGCACAGCGCCAGTCCCACCGCGGCGACAGCGTTGGAGCGCATACCCGGGCCGTGGTTCAAAGCGTCGAGTGTCGCAGACGCGCGGACGTTTTCGAAGACATCCGCGCCGATTCAGGCCGTTCCGGCCGGCGCCAGCGGAAGCTGCAGGCGGATCACCAGCCCTGCCTCTTCGCCGTTCTGTGCATGGATATCGCCGCCATGCGCCTTCACCACGCGTTGCACGATGGCCAGCCCGAGGCCGTGGCCATCGGCGCGCGATGCATTGCTGCCACGGAACAACGGGCGGAACAGCGAGCTGATTTCTGTCTCCGGCACACCCGGTCCGTTGTCGCGAATGGACACCTCGACCTTGCCAGCCGACGCGTGGGTGACCAGCTCCACCTGCCCACCTTCCGGACTGAACTTGATGGCGTTGCCGATCAGGTTGTCGAACGCGCGCTCCAGCAGGAGCTCGTTGCCCGACACCACCGCCGTGGCGTCACTGGCCAGATGGAACGTGATGCCACGCGCCTGTGCCTCCACGCCCGCGCGCCTCACGCATTCGCGCAGCAGTGACGCCACGTCCACCGGCTCGCGGCTCATGCCGGGGATGCCGCCCTCCAGCCGCGACAGCGCCAGCATTTCGCCGGTCATGCTGTCGAGCCGGCCGATCTCCTGTTCTGCCTGCAGGAAGTAACGCGCGGCCTCGTCCGGCGTGGCGCTGCGCTGTGCAAGATCGAGGATCAAATGCAGCCGCGCCAGCGGCGACCGCAGTTCGTGGGAGAGATCCTGCAGCACGCTGCGATCGTGCGCGACGAGCGCTTCGATGCGTTCGGCCATGGCGTCAAAATCGCCGGCGAGCTGGTGAAGCTCTTCCGGTGCGCGGCGTCCCGGCGCTTCCACGCGCGCGGACAACTCGCCCGCCGCCATGCGTCGCGTGGCACGACTGATCGCCTCCACCGGCTTAGCGACGCTGCGCGCCACCCACCAACCCACCAGGCCGATGAACAACAGCGAGAGCCCGCCCTGGATGGCAAGGAAGATGGTTTGCCGCGTACCTTGCCGCAAGCGCGAATGCGTGCGGCTCAAGGCCACCAGCTGCCTCACCTGCCCGTCGCTGCCCCGCACCTGCTGCACGGCCAGGTAGAGGTTCGGCCACGGCTGCAGCACCACATCGCGCTTTTCATCCAGCCAAGTCTGCAGCGAACCCACCACCGACATCGGCATGCGTATCGGCGACAACGCCTGCCCGTTCTCGTACAACGTGGCCTCGATGCCCTCGCGGCGTTGCTGCAGCGACCATTCGGTCAGCGCCGTGGCGCCGCCGCTTTCATAAGCCTGGTCCGCACCCTGCGCCAGGGCCGACCAGTTGATCTCCACCGCGGTGGTGAATTCGATAAAGCGTTGCGTGAGGAAGATGCCCAGCGCGAGCGCCAGCAGATTGGCGGCGCAGAAGCTGATCAGCACGCGCCAGTAGAGAGAGTTGCCGAAAGGATTCACGCCGCACCCACCACCAGGCTGTAGCCCGCGCCACGCACGGACTCGATGCGCGGCGCCTGCGCCGACGCCTCCGACAGCTTGTGGCGCAGGCGGCTCACGTGCACGTCGATGCTGCGGTCGAAGCGCTCCAGCTCCCGCCCCAGCGCCATGCGGGTGAGCGTCGCCTTGTCCACCAGTTCACCGGCGCGCTGGGCCAGCGCCAGCAGCAGCTGGAACTCCGCGCCGGTCAGCGACAGCTCCTGCTCGCCGACATAGGCACGACGTTCCGATGGCTCCAGCCGCAACACGCCCACCTGTAGGCTGCCGGCGCTCACCGGCGCGTTGCGCCGCAACTGGGCGCGCACGCGCGCCAGCAGTTCACGCGGCAGGCAGGGCTTGGTGAGGTAGTCGTCCGCGCCCAGCTCCAGGCCGATCACGCGATCGACCGGCTCGCCCTTCGCCGACAGCATGATCACCGGCAGTCGGTGCTTGAGGCGCAGTTCGCGCAGCGTTTCCAGGCCGTCGCGGCCCGGCATCATCACGTCGAGGATCAACAGGTCCGGCCGCGTCGTCGGGTTGTGCAGCTGGGCCAGGCCGGCGTCGCCGTCATGGGCCACGTCCACGGCGAAGCCTTCGCGCTGCAGGTATTCGGCCAGCAGGGCGGCCAGCGCGCGATCGTCGTCAACAATGAGGATTCTGGGCATGTCTCGGGGCAACGATTTCTTGCGGAGGCGTTCATTCAAACCGGGCCGGAGGGCCGCCACTACTGGCTTTACCCTTCTTTACCTTCCCGCAAAGAACATACACATGGCGTTGTCGTCAAATAGGCATCACGCAAGACCAACCCCAACGACACAGGTAATCCCCATGCGCAAGAACATCTCTCTCGCTCTGGTGCTCGCTTCGGCTGTTGCCCTCGCTCCGTTTGCCATCGCGTCCGCGCAGGATGGTGGTCCGAATGGTGGCTTCCATGGCCACGGCCACGGCGCGTTTGAGGCGTACAGCAAGCTGAACCTGAGCGACGCCCAGAAGGCCAGCATCAAGCAGATCCTCCAGACCGCCCGCTCGCAGGGCAAGACCCAGCGCGACGCGCTGCGCCAGCAGCGTGAAGCCTTCGAGCAGATGGCGCCGAATGCCTCGGGCTACCAGGCCGCGGCTACCGCCCTCGCCCAGGCCGAAGGCGCAGCGACGACCGCCCGCGTGCAGCAGCGTGCCGCCATCCGCGCACAGATCTACGCCATCCTGACCCCGGCGCAGCAATCCCAGCTCGCCACGATCAAGGCCGAGCGCATGGCCCGCCGCCAGCAGTGGCAGCAGTTCAAGGCGCAGCACCCGGTGTCGGGTTCGTCCACGGCGCAGTAAAGCTTCGGAAGACGTCATAAGAAACAACGGCGCCAGCCTGCATGCTGGCGCCGTTTTTTTTGGAACAAACCCGGTGGGAGCGCACCCTGTGCGCGACAGCCTGACGGAACGGCATCGCCATCGCTCCGCAGTCGCGCACAGGGTGCGCTCCCACAGGAGATGGCGACCGGGATCAATCCGCCTTGAATCCCGCCTGCTGCACCGCGGGCACATACACCGGCGGCGCATAGCCGGCCGGCTTGCTGCCCACGGCCACGCCGCCGTGGATGCGCGACTGCTGCACATCGCCGAAGAACCAGTACGGGAAGGTCGGCTCCAGCGCGCTGACCTCATCGAGGCGGGCGCGCAGGTCGGCCGGGATCTCGAACGACAACGCGGACAGGTTGTCGTCCAGCTGCGCCAGCTTCGTCGCGCCGATGATCACCGAGGCAATGCCCGGCTGCGTGGCGACCCAGTTGAGCGCCACTTGCGCCATCGGCCGGCCCATCTTGCCGGCCACTTCCTCCAGCGTGGCGACGATGGCCCAGTTGCGCTCGGTGAAGCGGTCGAACCCCGGCGTACCGGAAATCTTGGCGAGACGGCCTTCGCCGGCGCCACCCGCTTCGCTCGGCTTGTACTTGCCCGACAGCAGGCCCATGCCCATCGGGCTCCATGCGGTGATGCCCATGCCCAGCTCGCCCGCCATCGGAACGAACTCGTGCTCAATGTGGCGCTCGATCAGCGAGTACTCCAGCTGCAGGTTCACCAGCGGCGTCAGCGCGTGCGCTTCGGCGTAGGTCTGCGCCCGCGAGGCGTACCAGGCGGGAACGTCCGACAGGCCGGCGTAGCGGATCTTGCCGTCGCGCACCAGGTCGTCAAGCGTGCGTACCACTTCCTCGGCCGGCGTCAGGCGATCCCAGGTGTGCAGGATGTACAGGTCGATGTAATCGGTGCGCAGGCGGCGCAGCGAGCCTTCCACCGCACGCAGGATGTTCTTGCGACCGTTGCCGCCGGCGTTGGGGTTGCCGGGCTGGGCGTTGTAGCTGAACTTGGTGGACAGCACCACGCGGTCGCGGCTGCCGCTGTCGGCGACGAACTTGCCCAGCAGCTCTTCGCTGGCGCCTTCGGTATACAGGTCGGCGGTATCAAAGAAGTTGCCGCCGGCATGGAGATAGCGGTCGAACATGGCGCGTGCGGTGTCCTCCGCGGCGCCCCAGCCCCAGTTGTCCCCGAAGGTCATGGTGCCCAGGGCAAGGCGGCTGACGCGCAGGCCGGAGCGTCCCAGGGTGTAGTAGGCATCGAGCGACATGGTGAACTCCCTTTACGAATGGCATGGATGGGTGGGTGGAGCCGATGGGCGAAGTCTGCGCCTTGCCATTAAGGGGAAAAATCCGCATCTTGTGGATGCTTTATTAAGCAAAACTAATCAATGAGCTTCGATCACACCGCCGCCCTGCGCGCCTTCCGCCTGATCGCCCGGTACGGCAGCTTCACCCGTGCCGCCGCCGAGCTGCAGGTCACCGCCTCCGCCCTGAGCCAGACCCTGCGCCAGCTGGAGGATCACGTCGGCGCACGCCTGCTGCACCGGACCACCCGCCGCGTGGGCCTCACCGAAGCCGGCCATGCCTTCCTTGAACGCATTTCCCCGGCCCTGAACGAGATCGACGAAGCCATCGACGCGCTGCGCCAGCATGGCGACCGCCCGGCCGGCACGCTGCGCATCGCCGTGCCGCAGATGGCGCTGGACCACCTGCTCGCCCCCAGCATCGCCAGCTTCATGCGGGCCTGGCCCGAGGTGAAACTCGACATCCAGGTCGAGAACCGCCTCACCGACCTGATCGCGGAAGGTTTCGACGCCGGCATCCGCCTCGGCGAGCGGCTGGCGCGCGACATGGTGGCGATTCCGCTGGGCGGACGGCAGCGTGCCGTGGTGGTCGGCTCACCGGCCTATTTCGCCGCCCATGGCCGACCGGCTCATCCCCGCGACCTGGCGGCACACGATTGCGTGCGCTTCCGCTTCAGCAGCAATGCGATCTATCGATGGGAGTTCGCGCACCCCGCCGGTGCATCGAAAGGCCAGTGGTTCGAGATCGATGTGGACGGCCCCATCACCACCAACGATCCCACCATGGCCATACGCGCCGCGCTCGACGGCCTGGCGCTGGCACACATGGTGGAGCCTTCCGTGCGCGAAGCACTGGCGGATGGCCGGCTGGCATCCGTGCTCGACGACTGGCTACCGCCGTTCGACGGTTTCTATCTCTACTACCCGAGCCGGTTACAGGTGCCGCCGAAACTGCGCGCATTCATCGAGCACCTGCGGCAGCACACCGCCACCCGGCGTTGACCCCTGCAGACAGCGAGAAGATCGGCGTTGGCTCATCACGAACGCCAGTGGCCAGACACGTACACGCCCGTCGGCGCGTAGTAGGCAGGCACCCAGACACGAGCCACGTAATGCGGCCGCGGCGCAACGACCACGCAGCCGGTAAGTGACAGGCTCGCGCTGAACATGACGGCGAGGCCAAGACCGATCAGCATGAGTCGACGCATGGCGTTCTCCTTCGGGTGGGTTTGCTCCGGAAAACGCCGGCCCGATCGCCGCGCTGACGCACGTTTCCCAAAACGATGGCCGCCATTCAGGCTACAGGCGGCCATGGTTCATGCTGACCCGAAGCTTGCGCGTCAGTGCGGCGAGAGCCGCTCCATGACGGAGCGATAGCGCGCGGCGATGCGGTCTTCGTCACGATGCGCGAACCCGCGCACCATCCACTCGCCGCCCACCATCACGTCGCGCACCAGCGGCACATTGCCGGCGAACAGGAAACTGTCGATCACCGAACGTTCGTCGCGCGCGGCAAGCAAGGGCGCGCGGTCGTCGAGCACCAGCAGGTCCGCGCGGTTTGCTGCGCGCAGCTCGCCGATGGGTAGGCCCGACGCCGTGGCGCCACCGCGCAAGGCGGCGCGCCAGAGCGTTTCGCCAACGCTGTCACCCTGGTGGCGGGCGGCAATATTGCGATGGCAGGTCGACAGACGCTGGCCGTATTCCAGCCAGCGCAGTTCCTCTACCGGCGACACGGAGATGTGCGAATCAGAACCGATGCCCAGGGTTCCGTTCGCGTCGATGAAGTCGGCCAGGGGAAACAGGCCGTCGCCAAGGTTCGCCTCGGTGGTGGGACACAAGCCGGCCACGGCGCCGCTGCGGGCAATCTGTGTGGTTTCCTTGTCGCTCAGGTGCGTGGCGTGCACCAGCGTCCACCGCGCATCCACCGGCGCGTGATCGAACAACCACTCCACCGGCCGCGCGCCGCGCGTGGCCAGACAATCCTGCACCTCGCCGATCTGCTCAGCGATGTGAATATGGATCGGGCAGGACTTCGTCGCGTCATTGGCAAGCACCAGCCGCAATGCTTCCTCCGGCACGGCGCGCAACGAGTGCAGCGCGATGCCGACGCGCAGCTTGTCGCTCTCGTGTGCCTTGAGGGTTTCCAGCAGCCGCAGGTACGACGGCACGTCATGGCCGAAACGGCGCTGGCGCGGCGCGAGCGGGCGTCCGTCGAAACCGCCGCTCATGTAGAGCACCGGCAACAGCGTGAGCGCAATGCCGGCCTCGCGCGCGGCCTCGATCAAGGCCAGCGACATGGCCTCCGGTTGCGCGTAGGGCGTGCCGTCCGGCTGGTGATGCAGGTAGTGGAATTCGCACACCTGCGTGTAGCCGCTCTTGAGCATCTCCACGTACAACTGCGCGGCGATGGCCTGCAGTTCGTCTGGCCCGACGGTGGCGGCGAACGCATACATGGTTTCGCGCCAGGTCCAGAAGCTGTCGTCGCTCTTGCCCTTGCGCTCGGCAAGGCCGGCCATGGCGCGCTGGAACGCGTGCGAGTGGAGGTTGGGCATGCCGGGCAATACCCAGCGCCCGAGGCGCTCCCCTTCGCCGCTGGTGACGCCCGCGAGCATGCCGCCGTCGTCCACTGCCAGCATGGCATCCGG
This genomic interval from Dyella japonica A8 contains the following:
- a CDS encoding glycoside hydrolase domain-containing protein, translating into MTQQPLRWNADALGNHRYLLQVDAPAKAVHVVIPWRRRDAQPQHVAVIVTAPDGSTVANVRRGRIDQASGELVFQAAQAGTYAVYYQPYVSKGRSNYPTVSYAEPSDTADAAWARKVGDATHWTHLPQAKVLRYEAVDDFDAYTSMERTATPAEQQALLAGHGSDALLLFPETRANPIRMFDALPESWAKRGAGGTLSDTAQRGEYLSFQVGAWAPRVAVNHVDVRFADLRADDGSIIPASALTCFNLGGIGYDGKPFTSRVDVAQGRVQALWMGLDVPASAKPGVYRGEVIVSADGVAAQSIPMAITVGEGNVVAHGDDDPVKLTRLRWLNSTLAQDDSVVKPFTPIAVKDGTLGILGREIRLDASGLPAQITSHFDERMTGFSGQGKTLLAAPVQLIVEDDGGAHVLKGAHVPQIHSDGPGKVHWQVGASAGALRGDVNASLEADGTLVYSIALSAAQDVSLRDIRLSIPMQHDAARYQLGLGRQGDRAPDDVGWKWRVQNNQDGAWIGTVNAGLEFHLRDENYRRPLNTNFYQQQPLRMPASWDNQGQGGIRLRNEDKDYLAEAYSGPRQMKAGETLHYDIVMRVTPFKTIDPAKHFAERFFHKYGDLDAIKADGANVVNIHHATPINPWINYPFLEPAAMRAYIDAAHQRGMRVKIYDTVREVSDRAPELPMLESLGHEVISTGKGGGFSWLQEHLDGDYIAAWHVPENRDAAVINAGQSRWHNYYIEGLDWLARNEGIDGLYLDDVAYDRTTMKRVRKVLQAHRPDPLIDLHSASQYNPRDGYINSALLYMELFPYIDRLWFGEEFDYEKTSPAYWLTEISGIPYGLMGEMLQNDGNPWRGMLFGMTNRLGWSAGSDPRGLWKLWDAFGIEQAEMIGWWVHDTPVKTNRDDVLATSYVRKGRKTLIAIASWAPQKVEVKLAVDWKALGLSPAKATFTATAVNGFQPQATFKAGEAIPVEPGKGWLIEVE
- a CDS encoding multidrug resistance efflux transporter family protein, which encodes MRSNAVAAVGLALCAALFFTMTYVLNRSLVAGGGHWAWAVILRYLITLPLLAVALPWQGGLGALPAELKRYPRTWLRWSAVGFVLFGLPLTWAANSGPSWLVAGSFQTTVLAGPLLAPFIYRDERRHLAWRSVAIGVLIVAGVFALQWGHAQGQLRASDWLAMAAVVFSAFMYPLGNRMVLLHLEKSGSRIGATQRVFGMTLCSWPLWLVLAVATWLLVGPPGWREILLAGGVALSSGVIATVLFFRATDMVRTEPTALAAVEAMQAAELLFATVIGAVFLGEAWPHGFSALGAVLIVVGIALFGWVSGRSAAGHEEEVRTLKSDRGA
- a CDS encoding sensor histidine kinase; protein product: MNPFGNSLYWRVLISFCAANLLALALGIFLTQRFIEFTTAVEINWSALAQGADQAYESGGATALTEWSLQQRREGIEATLYENGQALSPIRMPMSVVGSLQTWLDEKRDVVLQPWPNLYLAVQQVRGSDGQVRQLVALSRTHSRLRQGTRQTIFLAIQGGLSLLFIGLVGWWVARSVAKPVEAISRATRRMAAGELSARVEAPGRRAPEELHQLAGDFDAMAERIEALVAHDRSVLQDLSHELRSPLARLHLILDLAQRSATPDEAARYFLQAEQEIGRLDSMTGEMLALSRLEGGIPGMSREPVDVASLLRECVRRAGVEAQARGITFHLASDATAVVSGNELLLERAFDNLIGNAIKFSPEGGQVELVTHASAGKVEVSIRDNGPGVPETEISSLFRPLFRGSNASRADGHGLGLAIVQRVVKAHGGDIHAQNGEEAGLVIRLQLPLAPAGTA
- a CDS encoding response regulator transcription factor, whose product is MPRILIVDDDRALAALLAEYLQREGFAVDVAHDGDAGLAQLHNPTTRPDLLILDVMMPGRDGLETLRELRLKHRLPVIMLSAKGEPVDRVIGLELGADDYLTKPCLPRELLARVRAQLRRNAPVSAGSLQVGVLRLEPSERRAYVGEQELSLTGAEFQLLLALAQRAGELVDKATLTRMALGRELERFDRSIDVHVSRLRHKLSEASAQAPRIESVRGAGYSLVVGAA
- a CDS encoding Spy/CpxP family protein refolding chaperone; amino-acid sequence: MRKNISLALVLASAVALAPFAIASAQDGGPNGGFHGHGHGAFEAYSKLNLSDAQKASIKQILQTARSQGKTQRDALRQQREAFEQMAPNASGYQAAATALAQAEGAATTARVQQRAAIRAQIYAILTPAQQSQLATIKAERMARRQQWQQFKAQHPVSGSSTAQ
- a CDS encoding aldo/keto reductase, producing the protein MSLDAYYTLGRSGLRVSRLALGTMTFGDNWGWGAAEDTARAMFDRYLHAGGNFFDTADLYTEGASEELLGKFVADSGSRDRVVLSTKFSYNAQPGNPNAGGNGRKNILRAVEGSLRRLRTDYIDLYILHTWDRLTPAEEVVRTLDDLVRDGKIRYAGLSDVPAWYASRAQTYAEAHALTPLVNLQLEYSLIERHIEHEFVPMAGELGMGITAWSPMGMGLLSGKYKPSEAGGAGEGRLAKISGTPGFDRFTERNWAIVATLEEVAGKMGRPMAQVALNWVATQPGIASVIIGATKLAQLDDNLSALSFEIPADLRARLDEVSALEPTFPYWFFGDVQQSRIHGGVAVGSKPAGYAPPVYVPAVQQAGFKAD
- a CDS encoding LysR family transcriptional regulator, yielding MSFDHTAALRAFRLIARYGSFTRAAAELQVTASALSQTLRQLEDHVGARLLHRTTRRVGLTEAGHAFLERISPALNEIDEAIDALRQHGDRPAGTLRIAVPQMALDHLLAPSIASFMRAWPEVKLDIQVENRLTDLIAEGFDAGIRLGERLARDMVAIPLGGRQRAVVVGSPAYFAAHGRPAHPRDLAAHDCVRFRFSSNAIYRWEFAHPAGASKGQWFEIDVDGPITTNDPTMAIRAALDGLALAHMVEPSVREALADGRLASVLDDWLPPFDGFYLYYPSRLQVPPKLRAFIEHLRQHTATRR
- a CDS encoding formimidoylglutamate deiminase; protein product: MAGSIPTRYTADRLWTPQGWTPDAMLAVDDGGMLAGVTSGEGERLGRWVLPGMPNLHSHAFQRAMAGLAERKGKSDDSFWTWRETMYAFAATVGPDELQAIAAQLYVEMLKSGYTQVCEFHYLHHQPDGTPYAQPEAMSLALIEAAREAGIALTLLPVLYMSGGFDGRPLAPRQRRFGHDVPSYLRLLETLKAHESDKLRVGIALHSLRAVPEEALRLVLANDATKSCPIHIHIAEQIGEVQDCLATRGARPVEWLFDHAPVDARWTLVHATHLSDKETTQIARSGAVAGLCPTTEANLGDGLFPLADFIDANGTLGIGSDSHISVSPVEELRWLEYGQRLSTCHRNIAARHQGDSVGETLWRAALRGGATASGLPIGELRAANRADLLVLDDRAPLLAARDERSVIDSFLFAGNVPLVRDVMVGGEWMVRGFAHRDEDRIAARYRSVMERLSPH